From the Cervus elaphus chromosome 20, mCerEla1.1, whole genome shotgun sequence genome, one window contains:
- the LOC122678135 gene encoding transmembrane protein 258-like — protein sequence MELEALSRYTSPVNPAIFPHVTVVLLAVDMFFTSWFFVYKVTSTKYTWDIYKELLISLEASLFIDFRVLCLLLWVSVYV from the coding sequence ATGGAGCTTGAGGCCCTGAGTAGATATACCAGTCCAGTGAACCCAGCTATCTTTCCCCATGTGACTGTGGTACTGTTGGCCGTTGACATGTTCTTCACCTCCTGGTTCTTTGTTTATAAGGTCACCTCCACCAAGTACACTTGGGATATCTACAAAGAGCTCCTCATCTCATTGGAGGCCTCACTCTTCATTGACTTTCGAGTCCTCTGCCTGCTGCTCTGGGTCAGTGTCTATGTCTGA
- the ELOVL1 gene encoding elongation of very long chain fatty acids protein 1 isoform X1, whose product MRKWQAGWPWGLLSSPAPSQPSTTARLAPTESLARMEAVVNVYQEMMKHADPRVQGYPLMGSPLLMTSILLTYVYFVLSLGPRIMANRKPFQLRGFMVVYNFSLVALSLYIVYEFLMSGWLSSYTWRCDPVDFSNNPEALRMVRVAWLFLFSKFIELIDTVIFVLRKKDGQVTFLHVFHHSVLPWSWWWGVKIAPGGMGSFHAMINSSVHVIMYLYYGLSALGPVAQPYLWWKKHMTAIQLIQFVLVSLHISQYYFLPSCNYQYPVIIHLIWMYGTIFFVLFSNFWYQSYTKGKRLPRVLQQNGVPGTTKVKAN is encoded by the exons ATGAGGAAGTGGCAGGCAGGCTGGCCCTGgggactcctctccagccctGCTCCATCCCAGCCCTCCACGACTGCCCGCCTGGCCCCCACTG AGTCCTTAGCCAGGATGGAGGCTGTTGTGAACGTGTACCAGGAGATGATGAAGCATGCAG ATCCGCGGGTCCAGGGCTACCCTCTGATGGGGTCCCCCCTGCTAATGACCTCCATCCTCCTGACCTATGTATACTTCGTTCTCTCACTGGGGCCTCGCATCATGGCCAACCGGAAGCCCTTCCAGCTCCGTGGCTTCATGGTTGTCTACAACTTCTCACTGGTGGCACTTTCTCTCTACATTGTCTATGAG TTCCTGATGTCTGGCTGGCTAAGTTCCTACACCTGGCGCTGCGACCCAGTGGACTTTTCCAACAACCCGGAGGCACTTAGG ATGGTTCGAGTGGCCTGGCTCTTCCTCTTCTCCAAGTTCATTGAGCTGATAGACACA GTGATCTTTGTTCTCCGGAAGAAAGATGGACAGGTGACCTTCCTACATGTCTTCCATCACTCAGTGCTTCCCTGGAGCTGGTGGTGGGGGGTAAAAATAGCCCCAG GAGGAATGGGCTCTTTCCATGCCATGATAAACTCCTCCGTGCACGTCATCATGTACCTGTACTATGGATTGTCTGCCCTTGGCCCTGTGGCTCAGCCCTACCTTTGGTGGAAAAAGCACATGACAGCCATCCAGCTG ATCCAGTTTGTCCTGGTCTCGCTGCACATCTCCCAGTACTACTTCCTGCCCAGTTGTAACTACCAGTACCCAGTCATCATCCACCTCATCTGGATGTACGGCACCATCTTCTTTGTGCTCTTCTCCAATTTCTGGTATCAGTCTTACACTAAAGGCAAGCGGCTGCCCCGTGTACTTCAGCAAAACGGAGTTCCAGGTACCACCAAAGTCAAGGCCAACTAA
- the ELOVL1 gene encoding elongation of very long chain fatty acids protein 1 isoform X2, translating into MSSLVVGESLARMEAVVNVYQEMMKHADPRVQGYPLMGSPLLMTSILLTYVYFVLSLGPRIMANRKPFQLRGFMVVYNFSLVALSLYIVYEFLMSGWLSSYTWRCDPVDFSNNPEALRMVRVAWLFLFSKFIELIDTVIFVLRKKDGQVTFLHVFHHSVLPWSWWWGVKIAPGGMGSFHAMINSSVHVIMYLYYGLSALGPVAQPYLWWKKHMTAIQLIQFVLVSLHISQYYFLPSCNYQYPVIIHLIWMYGTIFFVLFSNFWYQSYTKGKRLPRVLQQNGVPGTTKVKAN; encoded by the exons ATGAGTTCCCTGGTGGTAGGAG AGTCCTTAGCCAGGATGGAGGCTGTTGTGAACGTGTACCAGGAGATGATGAAGCATGCAG ATCCGCGGGTCCAGGGCTACCCTCTGATGGGGTCCCCCCTGCTAATGACCTCCATCCTCCTGACCTATGTATACTTCGTTCTCTCACTGGGGCCTCGCATCATGGCCAACCGGAAGCCCTTCCAGCTCCGTGGCTTCATGGTTGTCTACAACTTCTCACTGGTGGCACTTTCTCTCTACATTGTCTATGAG TTCCTGATGTCTGGCTGGCTAAGTTCCTACACCTGGCGCTGCGACCCAGTGGACTTTTCCAACAACCCGGAGGCACTTAGG ATGGTTCGAGTGGCCTGGCTCTTCCTCTTCTCCAAGTTCATTGAGCTGATAGACACA GTGATCTTTGTTCTCCGGAAGAAAGATGGACAGGTGACCTTCCTACATGTCTTCCATCACTCAGTGCTTCCCTGGAGCTGGTGGTGGGGGGTAAAAATAGCCCCAG GAGGAATGGGCTCTTTCCATGCCATGATAAACTCCTCCGTGCACGTCATCATGTACCTGTACTATGGATTGTCTGCCCTTGGCCCTGTGGCTCAGCCCTACCTTTGGTGGAAAAAGCACATGACAGCCATCCAGCTG ATCCAGTTTGTCCTGGTCTCGCTGCACATCTCCCAGTACTACTTCCTGCCCAGTTGTAACTACCAGTACCCAGTCATCATCCACCTCATCTGGATGTACGGCACCATCTTCTTTGTGCTCTTCTCCAATTTCTGGTATCAGTCTTACACTAAAGGCAAGCGGCTGCCCCGTGTACTTCAGCAAAACGGAGTTCCAGGTACCACCAAAGTCAAGGCCAACTAA
- the ELOVL1 gene encoding elongation of very long chain fatty acids protein 1 isoform X3 produces MEAVVNVYQEMMKHADPRVQGYPLMGSPLLMTSILLTYVYFVLSLGPRIMANRKPFQLRGFMVVYNFSLVALSLYIVYEFLMSGWLSSYTWRCDPVDFSNNPEALRMVRVAWLFLFSKFIELIDTVIFVLRKKDGQVTFLHVFHHSVLPWSWWWGVKIAPGGMGSFHAMINSSVHVIMYLYYGLSALGPVAQPYLWWKKHMTAIQLIQFVLVSLHISQYYFLPSCNYQYPVIIHLIWMYGTIFFVLFSNFWYQSYTKGKRLPRVLQQNGVPGTTKVKAN; encoded by the exons ATGGAGGCTGTTGTGAACGTGTACCAGGAGATGATGAAGCATGCAG ATCCGCGGGTCCAGGGCTACCCTCTGATGGGGTCCCCCCTGCTAATGACCTCCATCCTCCTGACCTATGTATACTTCGTTCTCTCACTGGGGCCTCGCATCATGGCCAACCGGAAGCCCTTCCAGCTCCGTGGCTTCATGGTTGTCTACAACTTCTCACTGGTGGCACTTTCTCTCTACATTGTCTATGAG TTCCTGATGTCTGGCTGGCTAAGTTCCTACACCTGGCGCTGCGACCCAGTGGACTTTTCCAACAACCCGGAGGCACTTAGG ATGGTTCGAGTGGCCTGGCTCTTCCTCTTCTCCAAGTTCATTGAGCTGATAGACACA GTGATCTTTGTTCTCCGGAAGAAAGATGGACAGGTGACCTTCCTACATGTCTTCCATCACTCAGTGCTTCCCTGGAGCTGGTGGTGGGGGGTAAAAATAGCCCCAG GAGGAATGGGCTCTTTCCATGCCATGATAAACTCCTCCGTGCACGTCATCATGTACCTGTACTATGGATTGTCTGCCCTTGGCCCTGTGGCTCAGCCCTACCTTTGGTGGAAAAAGCACATGACAGCCATCCAGCTG ATCCAGTTTGTCCTGGTCTCGCTGCACATCTCCCAGTACTACTTCCTGCCCAGTTGTAACTACCAGTACCCAGTCATCATCCACCTCATCTGGATGTACGGCACCATCTTCTTTGTGCTCTTCTCCAATTTCTGGTATCAGTCTTACACTAAAGGCAAGCGGCTGCCCCGTGTACTTCAGCAAAACGGAGTTCCAGGTACCACCAAAGTCAAGGCCAACTAA